Genomic window (Phacochoerus africanus isolate WHEZ1 chromosome 1, ROS_Pafr_v1, whole genome shotgun sequence):
CTTCTCCAGAAGCCTAACTGGCTATACCAAGGCTGCCCagtgttttttcatttctggagTTAGTAGCTTATCATGCAAGTTGGGAAACAGTGATTAAGAAAAAGCATCATCTGTAGGCTGTGAACAACCTCAAAGGGCAGGAAATACTTTCTGAAGATCAGGTTCAGGGAAGCCAGGATTAGATACATACTTTtcagggggggtgggggtggagagcaCTAACATTTCTAAATCTTAAAGGAATTACCTTCTCAGTCTCATTTCAATTATTTGACTGACTAGAGTCAAAAGGGCAAAAGTATAAGTAATCCTACATGAGGAGGTATTATAGACTTGCCCATGGATATGGACTAAGTTTCATTGACACAAGTCATGCCCAACTCTATCTAACCCATATGGAACTGGGCCAATAGCTATAGGCAACAAACTGGTAAAAGACACAGCTGCATCAGTGAGAGAGTGTGCCTACCCATCTGGTTGGAGGCTACCATTTCCTCATAATGGgccattcattttcatttaatccaAAGCCAATTTGGATATTTAGTTCTACCAGCACAAACCACATAtgaatactggaaaaaaaaaaaaaaaaaagcctcccacCCCCTAGCTGGACATGAAGTGCTTTCTTTCCTCCTGTGACTTGTTGCAAAGTCATGATTAAAATTtggctagaggagttcccgtcgtggctcagtggttaacgaatccgactaggaaccatgaggtctcaggtttgatccctggcctcgctcagtgggtaaaggatctggcattgccgtaagctgtcgtgtaggtcattaactcggctcggatcctgcgttgctgtggctctggtgtaggctggcggctacagctccgattagacccctagcctgggaacctccatatgcagcaggtgtggatCTGGAAAAGTCCCTCAGGGGCTTTTAAAATTTGGCTATAAACTTTACACATAGGaagcacacttaaaaaaaaaaatttaagagtattgTGGACAGTGATAGGCTTTCTGCTAAAGAATTTATTGCTTGAAATTCAACTTCCCCTCAAAGTCAAGGTTCAGTGCTGGGTGAAAGGCATGCAACCATGTCACCAGCCTCCCAAGATGGACACAAGTCATGCCTTGGCTGCAGAAAAAACACATAACTAGCAGTTACAGGTTTTCATGCCAACAAACCAATGGTTAACGAGGATGATTAGAGTCTAGATGGAACCAAAGCACAAGCTCTTTGCCTTTTTGATGCTGACAAAAAGCCACAAGCACACATAATTCCCCATGGCAGGTTCATACCACTGGACTTGAATTGCTTGGATCGCTCTCTTTCCTGGACCGCAGATTTAGGCAAAAGCGGAGTGAGTCCTCGGGACTTGGTGGGTCTCATGTAGCCTTTCATCGGTTCAGCCGTTCTGTTTTTATCTTCCTTATTCCCTTCTCTCAGTGCCTTTGGTTCAGGTTTTTCGGTCATTTTCTCAGGTGCCTCCAAGACCTTGTCTTTGGGTTCTGGGAGTTGAGAAGCCTTGGAAGCAGTCACTACTAATTCATCTATCACCTTCGAAGGAGTCGCTTCAACTTTGTCATCTAAGACATCTGACTGGAGTTCTGCTTGTGCCAAGGAAACATGTGCCGATCCTCTCATTTCAGAAGCCAGACTGATTTcttccaatttatctttttcactttttggaGGCAAAAGAACCATATATACCTCCTTAGCCAAACTGTCTGGGCCCTTGGAATCTCTATCTTCAGCATTTTGGTCCTCACAGAAACTGGGCTTTTGTGCTTTGTTTCCCAGTAGGTCAGGAATTGGAACTGGAGCAGAAGCCGCCTCAGACTCTTCCTTTTTGTTTACTGGACATGTTGGAAAACTACTCCTATCTGTACAGGTTTCTAGGCCTCTGACCCCACCTGCCAGGCTTTGGTCTCCTACTAGCACTCCAGAAAGAAGGTGCCCTCTCGCTGGCTCCATGGTCTTCTCTACTGAATGCTTAGATGCACCACTGGGCACTGACTCAGATTCTCCTATCACACGCCCTCCATCTACCCCTGCTCCATTTTTCATGGGATCAGCAAGCTCACTTTTATTCTGAAGACGGTTACCTCCATGACTGTTAGCTGTTTCTACAGCTGCTGGAAGATTTGGGGCAACTCCTGTGCTTGTAGAGGGTGTAACAGCAGAGGGGGCCTTGGGTCTTTCTTCATCTGGGACTCCAACTTTGCTACAATTATCTACCACTAATAATGTGGAAATCTGGGTTTGAGCTGTCGCTTGACCACTTTCTGCCAAGATGTCTGGAAATGAATCACTTTCCTTTACAACTTGAGAAGTAGAAGTAGGCAATTTTTCACAGGCTGCTGATTCCTGAGCCTCTAGAGGGACTGACTTATTCATCGACTTCAGTAGTGTTCTGGGGCAGGTAAATGTAATATTTCTATTTTCGTCCACATAGCCTATTCCTTCAATTCTGTGGTCCCCTATGGTTTCCATGGGAACATGTATTTTTGTTGCATCTATCTTATTCTCCAGAATGTGCTTCTCAGGGAAACTATTTTTAACCTCTTTGCTTTTTCCATCATTACTCCTTTTATTTGGTTTGTCAGCTACTGCAGTGTGTCCCTTGCCTGTATCTATCTTATTCTCCTCACACAGTACTGAAGGAAGAAATCCTGCCCCCTGGATTTGGTCTTGGCAGCTCACATCTGTCACCTTGGTAGTTGGTTGGGTAACAGCAGAATCCTCGCCtctgtttgttttgttcctgCCAACAGCCCCAAGCTCCAAAGAATTAGCCTCAGCATTTCTACCCTTTTGGTCAGCTACTCCCACTGTGGGTGTATCTGATGCACATGAGAACAAAGGGTCATGATTTATGGGGAAAGTGAGTTCTAATTCCTTGTTTTGATGGGGAGTACTACCTACAAAAGGGAGGTTGaagatttcttccttcctctccattcTAGCAGGCTGTgtggaataattatttttaaattttttgtttctgctttcacTACCTCTTTTTTTAGGCTTTTCAGCAATCCAGGGAGCTGCCTCCCCCCAAGGACACTTTTCCTCCTTGCTCTGGTTGCTGACACCCATgtccacagctacagctcctctttCTGTTGGAGCAATGGAAGTCTGAATCATGCCTGACCCATTTCCCAAAGGAATCAAGGCCTGCAAGGTGTCAGTCACCTCCTTAGGATTCCCCATCGCCACTGCCTCAGTGAGGTTGGTTACTGTTCCTGAGGGCTTTGAAGAATCTAGCCCCAGCTCCTCACTTTTATCCCCAGCAGTCACTGTTTCAGTTTTCGGGGCTGGCTCACTTGGTGCATGAACAGCTCTGCTGTCCTTCTGGCTGTCTGGGAGGAATGGCAGCTCAGACCTTGCTCTCACCTTCCCAGAACTCGATCTCACTTTCCCCGAACTGCCCTTTCCCTTCCTGCTTTTGCTGTCACCCACCATTCTCTTAAatggttcattccctggtccaggaacctgAACGGACACCTTATCCTGCAGCTGTTCAGAGGCAATGATGCTGTTCTCATGTCTCTGCCTaggaaaactttccttttttagttCTTTAACTTCTTCAACTCCTTCAGAAAACTCTTTCTGTCTGTCCTTCTGCAGCTTGGTCATTTTACTTTCATCATTCCTTTCTTTTAGACTACTTTCTAATGGATTACTTGCTGTCAAAGTAGGTACCAAAATGGGCagtcctgctgctgctgtgggtTTTGCAATTCCACCCACAGCCTCTTGGTCCATGAGAGGAGAGCAACCCTCTTTGGGTATGATCTCCAAAGGGATCTCTACTTTGTGTGCAGAAACTTCTGTCAGGGGTCCTTTCAGATTGAGGGAGCCTACTGTCTGGCTTTTATCCACAGAAGACCTGAGGTCAGGTACAGGCTGCGACTTGCACTCATCTTGCTGCAGagatttcctgtcttggctctgtAGTGCTGACTCATTACCTTTGCCCTCTGCATCTTCCCTGAGTTTGGGCTGAGAATTTACTGCAGTTTTTGGCAGTTCTTCCAAAGGACATGAAGGAATGCTGAGACTCTCTGACACAAAGTTCTCAGCTACCAGTTTGGCTGCTCTGGAGTCAATTTCATATCCCCTTTTCAAGTTTCCCCGGGATACCAGTCCATGTTCTGTGCCCACCGTGGGAGGCTGGCTGGGAAGAACACCTGATTTTCGTGGGTCAGTGGCAAAGAGATGACTTTTAGACTCGTCTGCATTGTCGTCATCTGAAGGTCCACCAGCCCGGGGTTGAGGATATctcttttgctttggttttttcttttttttcttcatcatcatGGTTGTGCTTTCTAGATCCCAGGCCTCCCTGACAAGATCCCTCTGGGGTTCAAGGACGTCACCATGAATAGTTTTCCTCTGGTTCCCAGGCTCACCACAGGAAGATGAACCAGAAACCCAACCCAGCTCAGACAAAGGGCAGGGGCCTAGCCCAGGATCAAgagtcttccttggagaagatcCTCCCAGCAGCTCAGGAGGGACCCTGGCAGGCCTGGGCCGGGTGGACCTGTGGTCACTGGGTCTGCACACTTGTCTGGCTTGTGTGGGAGGGGTACCTGCAATACATGAAGTTGGCTAAAATTCCAAACAGAGAACCCCTCGttattgcttctttaaaaaatgtccaCTTAGTAACTCATTTAAGTAGTCTATTTTCACCAACCCATGTACTGACTCATTTAGGaaagaaattttttccaaaacatttctCACCCTTAACTGGAattagcaaatattaacaaagatCAAAGATCATCTCAGGTGAAGATTTCTTTACAAACATATTTATGAAGTATTTGAAAGgtgagaaaagaaattcagaggtCATCTAACCTGTAATAATAAGCACCTACTGCCTAAAAATCTTCTCTgatatttatgttattatttttaataggtaCATAATTCCCAAGATGACTATCAAGATGGCAAGCGCCTATCTCTTTTTGGTGACATGGATTAGAGTGAAATGCATGTGATTTGACAATTCTAAGAGTCTGTTACTAATATTATACTAATTACTTGTCAATATTATACCAATTACTTGGGAAAGAAACCAGAAGGACAGAATTATGCtactttagaaaaaagaaaaggaaaaaagatactgAATTAGTATTTTAGCCAGAGAAAAAATTCACATCATTTCAGAACCAAAGCCTCCTACTTTGAAAGACAAATTTGTTAAGATTTCAATGTTCTCTTGTTAAAGGTACTTCCCAAAATACAGAGACATGTACATACTGCCAAGTAGGGTAATGAATTAAAACCATTAGGATGAGCACCCTTGAAAAAGTTTCAGGAAGTCAACTGGTCTATCCACCTGCTTTTATGTCAATGAATGCAGTATGGAGGAGCCAAGATCCTGGTAAGAGTCTAACTGAGGGCAGGCCTAGGACAGCTTGTCAAGTCTAACTCAGTAAATGATTTCAAAGAACATTAAAGTAATtagatagtggagttcccatcatggtgcggtggttaacgaacccgactaggaaccatgaggttgcaggtttgatccctggccttgcttagtgggttaaggatctggtgttgccatgagctatggtgttggtcacagacgtggctcggatcctgtgttgctgtggctgtggtgtaggctggtggccacagctccgactggacccctagcctgggaacctccatatgccatgggtgcggccctagaaaagacaaaaaaaaaagagagagagagcgactTCGCTCTTGTTTTTACCTTTCCAATATCCTGAGAATCCTCTCGTTTACTTAATACTTCAGGCCAATTACTACTTTTCTCTGAAAACTGCTAGGCTTTAAGCAACCCACAGCATTTATAACATTTAATATGGTAATTAATCAGCAGCTATCTGGTGCCATCTCTTATACTATTTAATTCAATTAATATATAAATCTTCAGTTTTGGAGTTCATGCCTAGGAACTTCTTTCACCATCGAGGCTATATAATATAATCACACAAGGGCCAGGACCCAGGCTTAAACATCTGGGTGCCTCAGCTTGGTGTCCTTTATACACAATGAGGGCTTAATAAATCTTTACTGATATTCTGAGTCactaaaacaacattttaaaaatcacgtttatgggagttcccgtggtggcgcagcagaaacaaatccaactaggaaccatgaggttgcaggtttgatacctggcctcgctcagtgggttaaggatctggcgttgccatgagctgtggtataggttgcagacgcagcttggatctggcgtggctgtggcataggccgatggctatagctccgattcgacccctagcctgggaacctccatatgctgtgggtacagccctaagaaaagcaaaataataataaaataaaaatcacgtTTATTTAGCTGCTACCGGTGCTAGACAGTGTTTGAAGCACTAGAGATTCCAAGTGAAGGAAGTCTTGGTCCCCGCCCTCAAGTTCTCATTCTAAACACAGACACAGGGAATTGCTAAGTTGATAATCACATGCACGTGCTTCTGGCTTATCATCAAAAACGTGTAAAGTTCACTGAATAATTGAGCTTGCAAGCCAAAAAGCATCTTAGGGTACTTTAATGTATATAAGAATTACCTCGGGGAACTTGCTAAAATGCATATTATGATGTGACCTGAGGAGGAGCCTAAGATCCTGTATTTCTAATAAGCTCCCTGGTAGCATAGATGCTGCTGGGCTATGGAACATATGGTAACTAGCAAGGGTGTACAGAACATCTGATCAATTCATTCATCTTAGAGCTGAGTAAACTGAGACATAGGAAAGCTAAACAACCTGCCCAAGGCCGCACAGGATAGAACAGTGAGCAGCTGTATTGGCTTAGATGTGCGAGGTTGATAtagtgataatttaaaaatatgtagcaAGCTGAATTTCTGcctaaacaacacaaaatctGTTTGAGAAAGAGAGCTGACTTGGTGAACGATACTGCTGATTATTACCTCGCCACAAGGAACGACATCTCCTACCATCAGGTCATCTTTCCCAGTTAAAGAGGTCACTTTGTTCCCCTGACTTACCTGAGGTCTCTGAAGGAAGTTCAGGAGGTTGAGTActgaatggtttcttttgctctaGTTTTTCTAACACAGAGTCCTCATCTGTTGGCAAGCTGTGCTTTTggcctgtggctgtgactggttctaaaggcaaaaggaaagacAACACAGGTTTTCAGAGAAGCACTGCTTCAGCTATTTCTCCACCTTCTCGAAACTAGAAATGGGAATAGTTTTTGAAGAATGAGAAATGCTCTTATGAGAGCAGGAGAACAATGAAAAGTGGGGTTTCAGGggcgggcagggggtgggggaggcggtgTTGGGAGGATGGTTGGTTTTCTTAAGGtggaaaaataacaaacatttttatGTGGTGGGAATCATCTAATGGAAAGGGGATTAAAATCATGAGAGGCAGGAAGACAGAACGGCTAGGGCAAAATACTTATGTAGGCAAGAGAAGACGAGATCTAATGCAAACCAAAGCTTCTGCCCTTTACTACTAGAAGCAGAGACAGTTAACTGACTACAACAGGAGGGAAAGTAGTCGATGGATAAGGATGCAAGTAATTCTGTAAACAAAGGAGTGGAAGTTTGTGcatgttctctttctcttcaatTATCTGTAAGAAAAACAGGAAGATGAGCAGAGAACAAGGATGGAGAAGGTACTGCAGGTTGGAGGAGGGTGACAGTGAGATAGAATTATCTAGGAGAGTAGGAATGTGTACGGACTTGCAAAATACAGTGTGACTGGAGTtctcgttatggctcagtggtaacaaactccactaggatccacaaggactcgggtttgatctctggcctcatgcagtgggttagggattcagcgttgctgtgaattgCAGTGTAGCttacagacacgacttggatctggcattgctgtggctaggcataggccggcagctatcgctctgattcaaccgctagcctgggaatttccatatgccatgggtatggccctaaaaagaccaaaaaaaaaaaaaaaagtgtgactgtCTTTATGTTGCCCGGTATGATGTCTGTCCTTCCTGGGGAGCACACCCTGGGGGACAGAAACAGCATAAGTAAGCATATGCCCATACCTGGTGACATCACGAGAGGAGGTGCAGCTAACTGTTCCTCATTGTGGAGAGACTCTAACTGGGAGTCCTCATTTGTTTCTTCCTGTGTCCACATAATTCCCATGTCCTTAACTGGAACCGGTGCCACCTCTGCTTCTGATGATGGTGCAAGGGTCTTGGCTGAAGCATCATTGTTGGCTGGGGCCATCTCAGTTTCTGGAGGCACAGCAACATCCTTAGTCACCTCTGTCTCTGGGAGCACAGCCATGTCTTTGCCCAGGGCCATCTCTGTTTCTGGAGGTAAAACCACATCCTTGCCCAGGGCTACCACTGTTTCTGGAGGCGGGGCAACATCCTTGCCCCGGGCCACCTCTATTCCTGGGGGTGAAGCCATGTCCTTGACTGGTGTGACTTCTGTTTCTGGAGGTGTGGCCATATTCCCAGTCAGGGCCACCTCTGCTTCTGAGGACAGGGCTACATCCTTGGCTGAGGACAGTTCTGTGGCTGATACAATGTCTGAAACCAGTTCCACCTCTATTTCTGAGAGTGATGCTATACACTGGGCTG
Coding sequences:
- the MAP4 gene encoding microtubule-associated protein 4 isoform X8; the protein is MADLSLADALTEPPPEIEEEIKRDFIATLEAEAFDDVVGETVGKTDYIPLLDVDEKAGNSESKKKPCSDTSQVEGTPSKPTVLANGDHGIEGSDTTVSPTEFLEEKMAYQEYQNSQNWPENTNFCFEPEQGVNPIQTDPFKMHRDDGLEDLLFLPSGTTNASAFTEPNDPLKNSYGLFPCDTFAPAAVVPQAWSVEAPNPPHSEPLISPIAVIQPLQPMAEPAEDVEMSSLEERAPTKALEMMMGLVAVDMAPSRESEMIPAKDVVSATETEVALAKDMEPPPKPDVALARDAESSIESDMVLGKDIALPTETEEAPVKDVVWPTETDVSLAENMVLPTETEAAPAKDILLFKETERTLPVKMDVAQGKVIVLPTDQEMASAQCIASLSEIEVELVSDIVSATELSSAKDVALSSEAEVALTGNMATPPETEVTPVKDMASPPGIEVARGKDVAPPPETVVALGKDVVLPPETEMALGKDMAVLPETEVTKDVAVPPETEMAPANNDASAKTLAPSSEAEVAPVPVKDMGIMWTQEETNEDSQLESLHNEEQLAAPPLVMSPEPVTATGQKHSLPTDEDSVLEKLEQKKPFSTQPPELPSETSGTPPTQARQVCRPSDHRSTRPRPARVPPELLGGSSPRKTLDPGLGPCPLSELGWVSGSSSCGEPGNQRKTIHGDVLEPQRDLVREAWDLESTTMMMKKKKKKPKQKRYPQPRAGGPSDDDNADESKSHLFATDPRKSGVLPSQPPTVGTEHGLVSRGNLKRGYEIDSRAAKLVAENFVSESLSIPSCPLEELPKTAVNSQPKLREDAEGKGNESALQSQDRKSLQQDECKSQPVPDLRSSVDKSQTVGSLNLKGPLTEVSAHKVEIPLEIIPKEGCSPLMDQEAVGGIAKPTAAAGLPILVPTLTASNPLESSLKERNDESKMTKLQKDRQKEFSEGVEEVKELKKESFPRQRHENSIIASEQLQDKVSVQVPGPGNEPFKRMVGDSKSRKGKGSSGKVRSSSGKVRARSELPFLPDSQKDSRAVHAPSEPAPKTETVTAGDKSEELGLDSSKPSGTVTNLTEAVAMGNPKEVTDTLQALIPLGNGSGMIQTSIAPTERGAVAVDMGVSNQSKEEKCPWGEAAPWIAEKPKKRGSESRNKKFKNNYSTQPARMERKEEIFNLPFVGSTPHQNKELELTFPINHDPLFSCASDTPTVGVADQKGRNAEANSLELGAVGRNKTNRGEDSAVTQPTTKVTDVSCQDQIQGAGFLPSVLCEENKIDTGKGHTAVADKPNKRSNDGKSKEVKNSFPEKHILENKIDATKIHVPMETIGDHRIEGIGYVDENRNITFTCPRTLLKSMNKSVPLEAQESAACEKLPTSTSQVVKESDSFPDILAESGQATAQTQISTLLVVDNCSKVGVPDEERPKAPSAVTPSTSTGVAPNLPAAVETANSHGGNRLQNKSELADPMKNGAGVDGGRVIGESESVPSGASKHSVEKTMEPARGHLLSGVLVGDQSLAGGVRGLETCTDRSSFPTCPVNKKEESEAASAPVPIPDLLGNKAQKPSFCEDQNAEDRDSKGPDSLAKEVYMVLLPPKSEKDKLEEISLASEMRGSAHVSLAQAELQSDVLDDKVEATPSKVIDELVVTASKASQLPEPKDKVLEAPEKMTEKPEPKALREGNKEDKNRTAEPMKGYMRPTKSRGLTPLLPKSAVQERERSKQFKSSGIAKPEEGQPAVSVTGNDITTPPNKELPPSPEKKTKPLATTQPAKTSTAKAKTQPTSLPKQPAPTTFGGSNKKPMSLASGSVPAAPPKRPAAVTARPSTLPSKDAKPKPVGEAKIPEKRASPSKPASPSKPASAPAIRPGSKSTQTVPKATAPATLASAGPNSRSPSTALPKRPTASKTEGKPSDVKKLATKSAPADLSRPKTTSTTSVKKSTTAPGAASPAGVAPSRVKPTATAPRPSGTPSVDKKPVSAKPSSSAPRLGRLTTNASAPDLKNVRSKVGSTENIKHQPGGGRVQIVSKKVSYSHIQSKCGSKDNIKHVPGGGNVQIQNKKVDISKVSSKCGSKANIKHKPGGGDVKIESQKLNFKEKAQAKVGSLDNVGHLPAGGAVKTEGGGSEAPPCPGPPAGEEPAIPEAAPEAGAPTSASGLSGHTTLAGGGDQREAQTLDSQIQETSKWLGLA
- the MAP4 gene encoding microtubule-associated protein 4 isoform X14; translation: MADLSLADALTEPPPEIEEEIKRDFIATLEAEAFDDVVGETVGKTDYIPLLDVDEKAGNSESKKKPCSDTSQVEGTPSKPTVLANGDHGIEGSDTTVSPTEFLEEKMAYQEYQNSQNWPENTNFCFEPEQGVNPIQTDPFKMHRDDGLEDLLFLPSGTTNASAFTEPNDPLKNSYGLFPCDTFAPAAVVPQAWSVEAPNPPHSEPLISPIAVIQPLQPMAEPAEDVEMSSLEERAPTKALEMMMGLVAVDMAPSRESEMIPAKDVVSATETEVALAKDMEPPPKPDVALARDAESSIESDMVLGKDIALPTETEEAPVKDVVWPTETDVSLAENMVLPTETEAAPAKDILLFKETERTLPVKMDVAQGKVIVLPTDQEMASAQCIASLSEIEVELVSDIVSATELSSAKDVALSSEAEVALTGNMATPPETEVTPVKDMASPPGIEVARGKDVAPPPETVVALGKDVVLPPETEMALGKDMAVLPETEVTKDVAVPPETEMAPANNDASAKTLAPSSEAEVAPVPVKDMGIMWTQEETNEDSQLESLHNEEQLAAPPLVMSPEPVTATGQKHSLPTDEDSVLEKLEQKKPFSTQPPELPSETSGTPPTQARQVCRPSDHRSTRPRPARVPPELLGGSSPRKTLDPGLGPCPLSELGWVSGSSSCGEPGNQRKTIHGDVLEPQRDLVREAWDLESTTMMMKKKKKKPKQKRYPQPRAGGPSDDDNADESKSHLFATDPRKSGVLPSQPPTVGTEHGLVSRGNLKRGYEIDSRAAKLVAENFVSESLSIPSCPLEELPKTAVNSQPKLREDAEGKGNESALQSQDRKSLQQDECKSQPVPDLRSSVDKSQTVGSLNLKGPLTEVSAHKVEIPLEIIPKEGCSPLMDQEAVGGIAKPTAAAGLPILVPTLTASNPLESSLKERNDESKMTKLQKDRQKEFSEGVEEVKELKKESFPRQRHENSIIASEQLQDKVSVQVPGPGNEPFKRMVGDSKSRKGKGSSGKVRSSSGKVRARSELPFLPDSQKDSRAVHAPSEPAPKTETVTAGDKSEELGLDSSKPSGTVTNLTEAVAMGNPKEVTDTLQALIPLGNGSGMIQTSIAPTERGAVAVDMGVSNQSKEEKCPWGEAAPWIAEKPKKRGSESRNKKFKNNYSTQPARMERKEEIFNLPFVGSTPHQNKELELTFPINHDPLFSCASDTPTVGVADQKGRNAEANSLELGAVGRNKTNRGEDSAVTQPTTKVTDVSCQDQIQGAGFLPSVLCEENKIDTGKGHTAVADKPNKRSNDGKSKEVKNSFPEKHILENKIDATKIHVPMETIGDHRIEGIGYVDENRNITFTCPRTLLKSMNKSVPLEAQESAACEKLPTSTSQVVKESDSFPDILAESGQATAQTQISTLLVVDNCSKVGVPDEERPKAPSAVTPSTSTGVAPNLPAAVETANSHGGNRLQNKSELADPMKNGAGVDGGRVIGESESVPSGASKHSVEKTMEPARGHLLSGVLVGDQSLAGGVRGLETCTDRSSFPTCPVNKKEESEAASAPVPIPDLLGNKAQKPSFCEDQNAEDRDSKGPDSLAKEVYMVLLPPKSEKDKLEEISLASEMRGSAHVSLAQAELQSDVLDDKVEATPSKVIDELVVTASKASQLPEPKDKVLEAPEKMTEKPEPKALREGNKEDKNRTAEPMKGYMRPTKSRGLTPLLPKSAVQERERSKQFKSSGIAKPEEGQPAVSVTGNDITTPPNKELPPSPEKKTKPLATTQPAKTSTAKAKTQPTSLPKQPAPTTFGGSNKKPMSLASGSVPAAPPKRPAAVTARPSTLPSKDAKPKQPVGEAKIPEKRASPSKPASPSKPASAPAIRPGSKSTQTVPKATAPATLASAGPNSRSPSTALPKRPTASKTEGKPSDVKKLATKSAPADLSRPKTTSTTSVKKSTTAPGAASPAGVAPSRVKPTATAPRPSGTPSVDKKPVSAKPSSSAPRLGRLTTNASAPDLKNVRSKVGSTENIKHQPGGGRVQIQNKKVDISKVSSKCGSKANIKHKPGGGDVKIESQKLNFKEKAQAKVGSLDNVGHLPAGGAVKIETYRLTFRANARARTDHGADIVSRPPHFPGGPSSGPRVASSLSQAAL
- the MAP4 gene encoding microtubule-associated protein 4 isoform X10, whose translation is MADLSLADALTEPPPEIEEEIKRDFIATLEAEAFDDVVGETVGKTDYIPLLDVDEKAGNSESKKKPCSDTSQVEGTPSKPTVLANGDHGIEGSDTTVSPTEFLEEKMAYQEYQNSQNWPENTNFCFEPEQGVNPIQTDPFKMHRDDGLEDLLFLPSGTTNASAFTEPNDPLKNSYGLFPCDTFAPAAVVPQAWSVEAPNPPHSEPLISPIAVIQPLQPMAEPAEDVEMSSLEERAPTKALEMMMGLVAVDMAPSRESEMIPAKDVVSATETEVALAKDMEPPPKPDVALARDAESSIESDMVLGKDIALPTETEEAPVKDVVWPTETDVSLAENMVLPTETEAAPAKDILLFKETERTLPVKMDVAQGKVIVLPTDQEMASAQCIASLSEIEVELVSDIVSATELSSAKDVALSSEAEVALTGNMATPPETEVTPVKDMASPPGIEVARGKDVAPPPETVVALGKDVVLPPETEMALGKDMAVLPETEVTKDVAVPPETEMAPANNDASAKTLAPSSEAEVAPVPVKDMGIMWTQEETNEDSQLESLHNEEQLAAPPLVMSPEPVTATGQKHSLPTDEDSVLEKLEQKKPFSTQPPELPSETSGTPPTQARQVCRPSDHRSTRPRPARVPPELLGGSSPRKTLDPGLGPCPLSELGWVSGSSSCGEPGNQRKTIHGDVLEPQRDLVREAWDLESTTMMMKKKKKKPKQKRYPQPRAGGPSDDDNADESKSHLFATDPRKSGVLPSQPPTVGTEHGLVSRGNLKRGYEIDSRAAKLVAENFVSESLSIPSCPLEELPKTAVNSQPKLREDAEGKGNESALQSQDRKSLQQDECKSQPVPDLRSSVDKSQTVGSLNLKGPLTEVSAHKVEIPLEIIPKEGCSPLMDQEAVGGIAKPTAAAGLPILVPTLTASNPLESSLKERNDESKMTKLQKDRQKEFSEGVEEVKELKKESFPRQRHENSIIASEQLQDKVSVQVPGPGNEPFKRMVGDSKSRKGKGSSGKVRSSSGKVRARSELPFLPDSQKDSRAVHAPSEPAPKTETVTAGDKSEELGLDSSKPSGTVTNLTEAVAMGNPKEVTDTLQALIPLGNGSGMIQTSIAPTERGAVAVDMGVSNQSKEEKCPWGEAAPWIAEKPKKRGSESRNKKFKNNYSTQPARMERKEEIFNLPFVGSTPHQNKELELTFPINHDPLFSCASDTPTVGVADQKGRNAEANSLELGAVGRNKTNRGEDSAVTQPTTKVTDVSCQDQIQGAGFLPSVLCEENKIDTGKGHTAVADKPNKRSNDGKSKEVKNSFPEKHILENKIDATKIHVPMETIGDHRIEGIGYVDENRNITFTCPRTLLKSMNKSVPLEAQESAACEKLPTSTSQVVKESDSFPDILAESGQATAQTQISTLLVVDNCSKVGVPDEERPKAPSAVTPSTSTGVAPNLPAAVETANSHGGNRLQNKSELADPMKNGAGVDGGRVIGESESVPSGASKHSVEKTMEPARGHLLSGVLVGDQSLAGGVRGLETCTDRSSFPTCPVNKKEESEAASAPVPIPDLLGNKAQKPSFCEDQNAEDRDSKGPDSLAKEVYMVLLPPKSEKDKLEEISLASEMRGSAHVSLAQAELQSDVLDDKVEATPSKVIDELVVTASKASQLPEPKDKVLEAPEKMTEKPEPKALREGNKEDKNRTAEPMKGYMRPTKSRGLTPLLPKSAVQERERSKQFKSSGIAKPEEGQPAVSVTGNDITTPPNKELPPSPEKKTKPLATTQPAKTSTAKAKTQPTSLPKQPAPTTFGGSNKKPMSLASGSVPAAPPKRPAAVTARPSTLPSKDAKPKQPVGEAKIPEKRASPSKPASPSKPASAPAIRPGSKSTQTVPKATAPATLASAGPNSRSPSTALPKRPTASKTEGKPSDVKKLATKSAPADLSRPKTTSTTSVKKSTTAPGAASPAGVAPSRVKPTATAPRPSGTPSVDKKPVSAKPSSSAPRLGRLTTNASAPDLKNVRSKVGSTENIKHQPGGGRVQIVSKKVSYSHIQSKCGSKDNIKHVPGGGNVQIQNKKVDISKVSSKCGSKANIKHKPGGGDVKIESQKLNFKEKAQAKVGSLDNVGHLPAGGAVKIETYRLTFRANARARTDHGADIVSRPPHFPGGPSSGPRVASSLSQAAL